From a region of the Methanolinea sp. genome:
- a CDS encoding small multi-drug export protein, whose amino-acid sequence MGLPNLDRLRLRKYPVPPISPRIRFILPILLGFALFFCSLPLLPVNRAMILGGLMIAYYIPPSGKESLIPLGIAAGIPWWLMAFTLAYLDVITSLFMIWNLDRAERFPYLGPWITRSLVSGREFMEQRPWLARWRIPGVSVFVMLPLQGTGGVGATIVGIMAGLCPAQILLAVGIGATVESLAFALGSVLVLRLLVTNMVLGIAVAAGIALVVILYFLVSGYRKRHEAT is encoded by the coding sequence ATGGGGCTTCCGAATCTTGACCGTCTCCGGCTCAGGAAGTATCCCGTCCCACCGATTTCACCGCGAATCCGCTTCATCCTGCCCATTCTCCTGGGGTTCGCGTTGTTCTTCTGTTCGCTCCCGCTCCTCCCAGTCAACCGCGCCATGATCCTCGGCGGACTGATGATCGCCTACTACATTCCTCCTTCCGGGAAGGAATCGCTCATCCCCCTGGGAATCGCGGCCGGGATACCGTGGTGGCTGATGGCCTTTACCCTGGCATACCTCGATGTCATCACCAGCCTCTTCATGATCTGGAACCTCGACCGGGCAGAACGGTTTCCCTACCTGGGACCCTGGATCACCCGCTCGCTTGTGTCGGGCCGGGAGTTCATGGAGCAGCGCCCCTGGCTTGCCCGGTGGAGGATCCCCGGAGTGTCAGTTTTTGTCATGCTCCCCCTGCAGGGAACAGGAGGGGTAGGGGCCACGATCGTGGGGATCATGGCCGGGCTCTGCCCGGCACAGATACTGCTTGCCGTCGGTATAGGCGCAACTGTTGAATCCCTGGCATTTGCGCTGGGGTCCGTGCTGGTGCTGCGCCTGCTGGTGACGAACATGGTGCTGGGAATTGCCGTCGCCGCAGGAATCGCCCTTGTGGTCATCCTGTACTTCCTGGTATCGGGGTACCGGAAGCGGCACGAAGCGACCTGA
- a CDS encoding flavodoxin family protein, producing the protein MKVIGLNASPRGKESRTLRLVNAVLQGAREEGAKTELVDVYSLRIEYCIACGTCYETGDCVLLDDFPDLLERMMDADGIVLGAPNYIDSVPAPLKAVFDRMADAIHCRMFTGKFGCSVCTAGGSNHDQVVEYMNHALSSFGAITVGGVGAAVGRNPGALPPAEKEAVTLGRRLVQSIRGEHRYPDQEEALRERREYFREMILENREKWTHEYEWFVRMGWITE; encoded by the coding sequence ATGAAGGTCATCGGACTCAACGCCAGCCCGCGGGGCAAGGAGAGCAGGACGCTCCGGCTGGTGAATGCCGTGCTGCAGGGAGCGCGGGAGGAGGGAGCAAAGACAGAACTGGTCGATGTCTACTCGCTCCGGATCGAATACTGCATCGCCTGCGGTACATGTTACGAGACCGGGGACTGCGTTCTCCTGGACGATTTCCCCGATCTCCTGGAACGGATGATGGATGCCGACGGGATAGTCCTTGGTGCGCCAAACTACATCGACTCGGTCCCGGCCCCCCTGAAGGCGGTCTTTGACCGGATGGCCGATGCCATCCACTGCCGGATGTTTACCGGCAAGTTCGGCTGCTCGGTCTGCACTGCGGGAGGGAGCAACCACGACCAGGTGGTTGAATACATGAACCACGCCCTCTCGTCCTTTGGTGCCATAACTGTCGGGGGGGTTGGAGCAGCGGTGGGACGAAACCCCGGAGCCCTCCCCCCTGCAGAGAAGGAGGCGGTTACCCTGGGGCGGAGGCTGGTCCAGTCCATCCGTGGAGAGCACCGGTATCCCGACCAGGAGGAAGCGCTCCGGGAGCGACGTGAGTATTTCCGGGAGATGATCCTCGAAAACAGGGAGAAATGGACACACGAGTACGAGTGGTTTGTCAGGATGGGCTGGATCACGGAATAG
- a CDS encoding DUF2807 domain-containing protein translates to MIPRVMMLLALLAAGALLAAGCTTLPDACTTGSGNITTQSRDVGFFHSVSLSMPVTLTVREGDRAEVLIQADDNILPLIVTTVKDGTLVISQTRPCVRPSIPIHITANAPTAFRELAILGTGEIRSDGILRTGTLAAKITGAGSLDLAVEAVSLATTVTGTGNIRLTGNVADHTISLPGAGSVDAAGLRTSRTSVEILGSGNAKVNAVESLTVKITGAGTVLYTGNPEVSQTITGAGSVRPLT, encoded by the coding sequence ATGATTCCCCGCGTGATGATGCTCCTCGCCCTTCTTGCGGCCGGGGCACTGCTTGCCGCCGGGTGTACCACCCTCCCGGATGCATGTACCACAGGATCGGGAAATATCACCACCCAGTCCCGCGATGTCGGCTTCTTCCATTCCGTGAGCCTGTCCATGCCGGTAACCCTCACCGTCCGTGAAGGGGACCGGGCCGAAGTGCTGATACAAGCCGATGACAACATCCTCCCCTTAATCGTCACCACGGTGAAAGACGGGACCCTGGTCATCAGCCAGACCCGTCCCTGCGTGCGCCCCTCCATTCCCATCCATATTACGGCAAATGCCCCCACCGCGTTCCGGGAGCTCGCCATCCTCGGGACCGGTGAGATCCGGAGCGATGGTATCCTGCGTACCGGCACTCTCGCCGCAAAGATTACCGGGGCCGGCAGCTTGGACCTCGCGGTCGAGGCCGTTTCCCTGGCGACCACGGTTACCGGGACAGGGAATATCCGCCTTACCGGTAATGTCGCAGACCACACCATCTCCCTGCCCGGTGCAGGATCGGTCGATGCCGCAGGGCTCAGGACAAGTCGCACCTCCGTGGAGATCCTTGGTTCCGGGAATGCGAAGGTGAATGCGGTCGAATCGCTCACGGTGAAGATAACCGGCGCAGGCACGGTCCTCTACACCGGGAACCCGGAGGTCAGCCAGACCATCACCGGGGCCGGGAGCGTCCGGCCCCTTACCTGA
- a CDS encoding RsmD family RNA methyltransferase: protein MNLRTLLAGTIPAEKQRYLRDSFDVIGDIAVVVVPPELAEFRQDIALAVMSIRRNIHTVVAKAAPVGHADRVPRYEFLVGNSTVTEHREAGYRYRMDLSEVFFTGRLSTEHQRVARLVGAGERVLVPFCGVGPFVIPAADRGALVTAVENNPAAVRWLLENLALNQVEDRVSVLASDAFGLTQADGAPFDRLICPTPYGKDEILGTLAPLVRGGGVLHFYTFKGDRQVEGLVRGFEEKGYTVLFHHRCGWVARGIGRYVFDLEKGA, encoded by the coding sequence ATGAACCTGCGTACACTCCTTGCCGGCACCATCCCCGCTGAGAAGCAGCGCTACCTGCGGGACAGCTTCGATGTCATCGGGGACATCGCGGTGGTGGTCGTCCCTCCGGAACTTGCGGAATTCCGGCAGGACATAGCCCTGGCAGTCATGTCGATTCGCCGGAACATCCATACCGTGGTTGCCAAGGCAGCGCCGGTCGGTCATGCTGATCGGGTCCCCCGCTACGAGTTCCTGGTGGGGAACTCAACGGTCACCGAGCACCGGGAGGCAGGGTACCGGTACCGGATGGACCTCTCCGAGGTATTCTTTACCGGGCGGCTCTCTACCGAACACCAGCGGGTCGCCCGGCTGGTCGGGGCAGGAGAGCGGGTGCTGGTGCCCTTCTGCGGGGTTGGCCCGTTCGTAATACCGGCAGCAGACCGAGGGGCGCTGGTGACCGCGGTTGAGAACAACCCTGCAGCGGTGCGATGGCTCCTGGAGAACCTGGCCCTGAACCAGGTGGAGGACCGGGTCAGTGTTCTTGCCTCGGATGCCTTCGGGCTGACGCAGGCGGACGGAGCCCCGTTCGACCGCTTGATCTGCCCCACCCCCTACGGGAAGGACGAAATCCTTGGTACCCTTGCCCCGCTGGTCCGGGGCGGGGGGGTGTTGCATTTCTATACCTTCAAGGGAGATCGCCAGGTTGAAGGACTGGTCCGCGGCTTCGAGGAAAAGGGCTACACGGTCCTCTTCCACCACCGGTGCGGGTGGGTCGCCCGGGGCATCGGCCGCTACGTATTTGACCTGGAAAAAGGAGCGTGA
- a CDS encoding DUF308 domain-containing protein, protein MACWMACGPGPWKPLLVAGIIFLFLGGILFVFPGESLRIAIFLAGVLAFMAGIGLFIGAWILSRSGGMLFVVPLILGICAVLLGAVSFTDPGTIGAFAAVLLGILMVVAGLSGTISAVFHPGSGIRRLVSAAGGVVLAALGVLILLSPRLSGLVIVRIIGGVMIAVGVIALAGSVMLAIRERSCAPLPGFERLERF, encoded by the coding sequence ATGGCATGCTGGATGGCCTGCGGCCCGGGGCCCTGGAAACCGCTGCTTGTGGCAGGGATAATCTTTCTTTTCCTGGGAGGGATCCTCTTCGTGTTCCCCGGGGAGTCGTTACGGATAGCTATCTTCCTGGCCGGGGTGCTGGCCTTCATGGCCGGTATCGGTCTATTTATCGGTGCCTGGATACTCTCCCGTTCGGGCGGGATGCTCTTTGTCGTCCCGCTGATCCTCGGGATCTGCGCCGTCCTGCTCGGTGCCGTCTCGTTCACCGATCCCGGGACGATTGGGGCATTTGCTGCAGTCCTCCTCGGGATCCTCATGGTTGTCGCCGGGCTTTCCGGGACGATATCCGCAGTATTCCACCCCGGTTCCGGCATCCGGCGGCTGGTATCAGCAGCTGGCGGGGTCGTCCTTGCCGCTCTCGGCGTCCTGATCCTCCTCTCGCCCCGCCTCTCTGGCCTGGTCATCGTCAGGATCATCGGCGGGGTGATGATAGCAGTAGGGGTCATCGCCCTGGCAGGCTCGGTGATGCTCGCCATCCGGGAACGTTCGTGTGCACCCCTGCCCGGGTTCGAGCGGCTGGAGCGGTTCTGA
- a CDS encoding amino acid permease: MLSGASIIFFAFIGFNTIAMVAEEVKDPEKNVHRAILISFGICTLLYIGVAMVAVGLIDWQTLGQSKAPLELALRVATSNPLFLKFVAVSALFATTSVIISSIIGASRALFAMARQGVIPGTLAKVSGQGIPATGVVVSGVVISLIVLLTRANLAGLASIFNFGTLLTFFFINASLLQLRRTMPDADRRFTVPIYPVTPLLGLVSCVALAFFLDINAIIAGIGWISVGVLAYILNKKRMHK; encoded by the coding sequence ATGCTGTCGGGAGCCTCTATCATCTTCTTTGCCTTCATCGGCTTCAATACCATCGCGATGGTGGCCGAGGAGGTGAAGGACCCGGAAAAGAACGTGCACCGTGCGATCCTCATCTCCTTCGGTATATGTACTCTCCTCTACATCGGTGTTGCGATGGTTGCTGTGGGGCTCATCGACTGGCAGACCCTCGGGCAGTCGAAGGCACCACTCGAACTGGCCCTCAGGGTGGCGACGAGCAACCCGCTCTTCCTCAAGTTTGTTGCGGTATCGGCCCTCTTTGCCACGACCTCGGTCATCATCTCCTCGATCATCGGTGCATCGAGGGCCCTTTTTGCCATGGCACGCCAGGGGGTAATCCCCGGGACGCTCGCAAAAGTCTCGGGACAGGGAATCCCCGCGACAGGTGTGGTCGTCTCCGGGGTCGTGATCAGCCTGATCGTCCTGCTCACCAGGGCCAATCTCGCAGGGCTGGCCTCGATCTTCAACTTTGGCACCCTCCTGACCTTCTTCTTCATCAATGCAAGCCTGCTCCAGCTCCGCCGGACGATGCCTGACGCCGATCGCAGGTTCACCGTTCCCATTTATCCTGTCACCCCGTTACTCGGCCTGGTGAGTTGTGTGGCTCTCGCCTTCTTCCTGGATATCAATGCCATCATTGCCGGCATAGGCTGGATAAGCGTCGGAGTCCTTGCTTATATCCTCAACAAGAAGCGTATGCACAAGTGA
- a CDS encoding amino acid permease, which produces MTTLKKSLGLWTAAGIGIGAIIGTGIFVLIGVAAGLAGPSVILSFLIAGFVALLTGLSASELSSFITETGASYIYTAKAFGAFPGFVVGWMKSFDYIIGASAVSLGFAAYLAYFVGIPPSTATLVAVGTVWPLFLMLLNLRGMQEASWTNNALVVLKVTALVLFIVVGGALLSRPQR; this is translated from the coding sequence ATGACAACGCTGAAAAAATCCCTTGGCCTGTGGACTGCAGCAGGTATTGGGATTGGAGCGATCATAGGCACCGGTATCTTTGTGCTGATCGGGGTCGCTGCAGGGTTAGCCGGGCCCTCGGTCATTCTTTCGTTCCTGATCGCCGGTTTTGTGGCACTCCTCACCGGTCTCTCCGCGTCAGAACTCTCCTCGTTCATCACCGAGACAGGGGCTTCCTACATCTACACGGCCAAAGCCTTCGGTGCCTTTCCGGGTTTTGTGGTGGGATGGATGAAATCGTTTGATTATATCATCGGGGCAAGTGCTGTCAGCCTCGGGTTTGCTGCCTATCTGGCGTACTTTGTCGGCATCCCTCCCTCGACCGCCACCCTTGTCGCGGTGGGGACCGTCTGGCCGCTCTTTCTCATGCTCCTGAACCTGAGAGGGATGCAGGAGGCATCATGGACAAACAATGCCCTTGTCGTCCTTAAAGTAACAGCGCTCGTCCTGTTTATCGTCGTAGGAGGGGCATTACTATCTCGTCCACAGCGGTGA
- a CDS encoding DUF2769 domain-containing protein, which translates to MVPMNDYVVTMKIPVTEENRKLCLCARCPSYPHLCRGEKLYCALGSTSCDISARGCICPDCAIYEQYSLKGIYFCDKESDKESGVVMRKKRHNEDTAQYQAIHDIKAVASTGKSVVRSMGSQKQLPFSLDDLHFIPAQVYKIPRNREDPVDTTTVIGPASARPLLSSSPILISGMSYGAVSKNVKLIISRVAAQEKIVFNSGEGGVLPEDLLARDHLIVQYSTGRFGITGELLAQAAGVEIRFSQGAYPGKGSFLPAAKITKDIASIRGLKEGEDAYSPAHHPDILTPEDLAGKVDWLRSITRGAPIGAKIGCGALEQDIAVLVSAGVDFIAIDGFGGGTGATNDFVRENVGIPLAVALPRAARYLREHGVRDRVSLICGGSLRTSGDFAKCLALGADAVYIGTAALIAINCEQYRLCHTGLCPTGVTTQRPDLVARCDVATGVSRLGNFVRVMTEEIAHLARITGKDSVHHLSCRDLVSFNRDLALITGCPWVGDSSMENP; encoded by the coding sequence ATGGTCCCCATGAACGACTACGTTGTTACGATGAAGATCCCGGTAACAGAGGAGAACCGGAAACTGTGTCTCTGCGCCAGGTGTCCCTCCTATCCTCACCTGTGCAGGGGCGAAAAATTGTACTGTGCTCTCGGCAGCACGTCATGCGATATCAGTGCCCGGGGGTGCATCTGCCCTGATTGCGCGATCTATGAACAGTATTCTCTCAAAGGGATTTATTTCTGCGACAAGGAATCCGATAAAGAATCAGGGGTGGTGATGCGGAAAAAGCGCCACAATGAAGATACTGCACAATATCAGGCAATACATGACATCAAAGCTGTCGCCTCGACGGGAAAGAGTGTTGTCCGCTCGATGGGATCGCAAAAACAACTCCCCTTCTCCCTTGACGATCTCCACTTCATCCCGGCACAGGTGTACAAAATCCCCAGGAACCGGGAAGACCCGGTGGATACCACAACCGTGATCGGCCCGGCTTCTGCAAGGCCCCTCCTCTCCTCCTCCCCCATCCTCATATCGGGTATGAGCTACGGGGCAGTCTCAAAGAATGTGAAACTGATCATCTCCCGGGTGGCAGCACAGGAGAAGATCGTGTTCAATTCCGGGGAAGGAGGGGTCCTCCCCGAGGATCTTTTGGCCAGGGATCACCTGATCGTGCAGTATTCGACGGGGCGGTTCGGTATCACCGGGGAACTTCTTGCACAGGCTGCAGGGGTGGAGATACGGTTCTCGCAGGGGGCTTACCCGGGAAAGGGGAGCTTCCTCCCTGCCGCCAAGATAACGAAGGATATCGCGAGTATACGGGGGTTAAAAGAGGGCGAGGATGCATATTCCCCGGCCCACCACCCGGATATCCTCACTCCCGAGGACCTTGCAGGAAAAGTTGACTGGCTCCGTTCCATTACCCGGGGTGCACCGATCGGGGCGAAGATCGGGTGTGGTGCACTTGAGCAGGACATTGCGGTCCTCGTCTCTGCAGGTGTCGATTTCATTGCCATTGACGGGTTCGGGGGAGGGACGGGAGCAACCAACGACTTTGTCCGGGAGAACGTCGGCATACCGCTCGCCGTGGCATTGCCCCGCGCCGCACGGTACTTGAGGGAACACGGGGTCAGGGACAGGGTCTCGTTGATATGCGGAGGATCGCTTCGCACCTCCGGGGACTTCGCAAAATGTCTTGCCCTGGGGGCAGATGCAGTGTACATCGGCACAGCTGCCCTGATTGCCATAAACTGCGAACAATACCGGCTCTGTCATACAGGTCTTTGCCCTACAGGAGTGACCACCCAGCGACCTGATCTGGTTGCCCGGTGTGATGTTGCAACAGGGGTCTCCCGGCTGGGCAACTTCGTGAGGGTGATGACCGAGGAGATTGCCCACCTGGCCAGGATTACCGGCAAGGATTCCGTTCATCATCTCTCGTGCCGCGACCTGGTCTCGTTCAACAGGGACCTGGCCCTCATAACCGGGTGTCCCTGGGTGGGAGATAGCTCCATGGAAAACCCATGA
- a CDS encoding MarR family transcriptional regulator translates to MKAEERLLAAVEHLIRIRNETSSLILSECGVPEITVKQIGYLKTIDEQGDVTFTRLAEITRTSKPTVTEMINRFESMECVYRERSPSDRRVIFIRLTEKGRRIARADEDALSLLIGRMRESLDDDDLDLLAKIIRKVW, encoded by the coding sequence ATGAAGGCGGAGGAACGGTTGCTGGCCGCGGTGGAACATCTGATCAGGATACGAAACGAGACCTCCTCCCTCATCCTCTCTGAATGCGGGGTCCCCGAGATCACGGTTAAACAGATCGGGTACCTGAAGACCATCGACGAACAGGGCGATGTGACCTTCACCCGCCTCGCCGAGATCACGAGGACCTCGAAGCCCACGGTTACCGAGATGATCAACCGGTTCGAGAGCATGGAATGTGTCTACCGGGAGCGGTCCCCAAGCGACAGGAGAGTCATTTTTATCCGGCTCACTGAGAAAGGCCGGAGGATCGCCCGGGCTGATGAGGATGCACTCTCCCTGCTCATCGGGCGGATGAGAGAATCTCTCGATGACGATGACCTGGATCTCCTTGCAAAGATCATCAGGAAGGTCTGGTAA
- the lon gene encoding endopeptidase La, which translates to MFGFNTPRNPELLVIPLSGIVVFPLTRTRLNVEKPVGQALAEALSRGGPAEAIAIAESGDAGEPKASLFPVGCLVKVMAAEPSDEGYVIDALASRKARVVGVNERDGRLYATWAPFPDRDDLDEPMKKALLAEIRAIIHDISSHFKGAAQFTHSVNAMESVDQVMGYVLLFAPVATSEKQAILETESARERARMFLDLLGKVREHINFRVEMAQKVSEKVHSSNREAMLREQLKLIQEELNEIEGGVPGDSGYRERIEQSKMPEEVRKKALSEARKLEGSGGQNHEGHIIRNYLDLLLDLPWVTEEKNTVDIAEARKVLDANHTGLEKVKERIIQHLAVMKLKHEKQGSILLLTGPPGTGKTSLGRSIADALGRKYVRVSLGGVRDEAEIRGHRRTYVGALPGRIIQGIRRAGVKNPVFILDEVDKLGFSHLGDPASALLEVLDPEQNNTFSDHYLEVPYDLSEVLFIATANTTATIPAPLLDRMELIEIPGYTKNEKFSIARNHLIPEVLDEHGLDAGSLEIRDDALRGIVERYTREAGVRWLKKQLARVARYASEKIVSGRAEKPFVVCEEMLDTILGREVVRQEAARKVAVPGVVTGLAWTPVGGEILFIEGTAMPGKGRLTLTGQLGDVMKESATISMSLARSRLAYKATGFDFIASDVHIHVPSGATPKDGPSAGIALFAALASLITGTTVDPKTAMTGEITLSGAVLPVGGIREKVLAAHRAGIRTIILPGENRRDLEDVPEEARDGIRFVFVDTIDQVLKEALGLDLQESMVPFPARNCVIPVGNI; encoded by the coding sequence ATGTTTGGATTCAACACTCCGAGGAACCCTGAACTCCTCGTCATACCCCTCTCCGGGATCGTGGTCTTTCCATTGACCCGGACCAGGCTGAACGTCGAAAAACCTGTCGGTCAGGCGCTGGCCGAAGCACTTTCCAGGGGCGGTCCTGCAGAAGCAATCGCCATCGCCGAAAGCGGTGATGCCGGTGAGCCCAAGGCATCGCTCTTCCCGGTCGGGTGCCTCGTTAAGGTGATGGCTGCCGAGCCTTCCGACGAAGGGTACGTGATCGATGCCCTTGCCAGCCGGAAGGCCAGGGTGGTGGGGGTGAATGAGCGGGATGGCCGGCTCTATGCCACCTGGGCTCCCTTCCCGGACCGGGATGACCTCGATGAACCGATGAAGAAAGCCCTGCTTGCCGAGATCCGGGCAATCATCCACGATATCAGCAGCCATTTCAAGGGAGCCGCGCAATTCACCCACTCTGTCAATGCGATGGAATCAGTCGACCAGGTCATGGGGTACGTCCTGCTGTTTGCACCGGTTGCCACCAGCGAGAAGCAGGCCATACTTGAGACCGAATCGGCTCGTGAGCGGGCCCGGATGTTCCTTGACCTCCTTGGAAAGGTCAGGGAGCATATCAACTTCCGGGTCGAGATGGCACAGAAGGTCTCCGAGAAGGTTCACAGCTCGAACCGGGAGGCGATGCTCCGTGAGCAGCTGAAGCTGATCCAGGAAGAGTTGAACGAGATCGAGGGGGGCGTGCCCGGGGACTCGGGGTACCGGGAGCGGATCGAGCAATCGAAGATGCCCGAAGAAGTCCGTAAAAAAGCCCTTTCCGAGGCACGGAAACTCGAGGGTTCCGGTGGGCAGAACCACGAGGGCCATATCATCAGGAATTACCTGGACCTGCTCCTCGACCTACCCTGGGTGACGGAGGAGAAGAACACCGTTGACATTGCGGAAGCCCGGAAGGTTCTCGATGCCAACCACACCGGGCTTGAGAAGGTAAAGGAGCGGATCATCCAGCACCTGGCGGTGATGAAGCTGAAGCACGAGAAGCAGGGATCGATCCTGCTCCTGACCGGCCCGCCCGGGACCGGAAAGACGAGCCTTGGCAGGAGCATCGCCGATGCCCTGGGCCGGAAGTACGTGCGGGTCAGCCTTGGCGGGGTCCGGGACGAGGCCGAGATCCGGGGCCACCGGAGGACCTATGTAGGGGCCCTCCCGGGACGGATCATCCAGGGGATCCGGCGGGCCGGGGTGAAGAACCCGGTCTTCATCCTGGACGAGGTTGACAAGCTCGGCTTCTCCCACCTGGGCGATCCGGCAAGTGCCCTGCTCGAGGTTCTTGATCCCGAACAGAACAATACGTTCTCAGACCACTACCTGGAGGTCCCCTACGACCTCTCCGAGGTGCTGTTCATTGCAACGGCAAATACCACCGCCACCATCCCGGCTCCGCTCCTTGACCGGATGGAGCTGATCGAGATCCCCGGGTACACGAAAAACGAGAAGTTCTCCATCGCCCGGAACCACCTCATCCCTGAAGTCCTCGATGAACATGGTCTTGATGCAGGCAGTCTCGAGATCAGGGACGATGCTCTCCGGGGAATCGTGGAGCGGTATACCCGCGAAGCCGGGGTCCGGTGGCTGAAGAAGCAGCTGGCACGGGTCGCCCGGTATGCCTCGGAGAAGATCGTCTCCGGGAGGGCCGAAAAGCCCTTCGTCGTTTGCGAGGAGATGCTTGATACGATCCTGGGAAGGGAGGTGGTCCGCCAGGAAGCGGCACGAAAGGTCGCGGTCCCCGGCGTGGTGACCGGGCTTGCCTGGACCCCGGTTGGGGGAGAGATCCTGTTCATCGAGGGGACGGCCATGCCAGGAAAGGGGAGACTTACCCTGACCGGGCAGCTTGGTGACGTGATGAAGGAGTCGGCAACCATCTCGATGAGCCTGGCCCGCTCCCGGCTGGCGTACAAGGCGACCGGGTTTGATTTCATCGCCAGTGACGTCCACATCCATGTGCCGTCCGGGGCCACACCAAAGGACGGTCCGTCGGCAGGAATAGCCCTCTTTGCCGCGCTTGCCTCCCTCATCACCGGGACCACGGTCGACCCGAAGACGGCCATGACCGGGGAGATCACGCTGTCCGGTGCCGTCCTCCCGGTCGGCGGTATACGCGAAAAGGTACTTGCCGCCCACCGGGCCGGGATCAGGACGATCATCCTCCCCGGGGAGAACCGGCGTGACCTCGAGGATGTCCCCGAGGAAGCCCGGGACGGGATCCGCTTCGTCTTCGTGGATACCATCGACCAGGTGCTCAAGGAGGCGCTTGGGTTGGATCTCCAGGAGAGCATGGTGCCCTTCCCGGCAAGGAACTGCGTCATCCCGGTGGGGAATATCTGA
- a CDS encoding PrsW family intramembrane metalloprotease, with product MLGLFVLAIAPAVFILSYFYLKDRYEPEPLGWVAKVFFIGAFMTIPAVLLEMPFSPGLMATVVAAPIIEELLKFCAVYFTVYRDEEFDEPVDGIVYASAAALGFAMVENVAYVLEGGMAVGVIRAVASVPAHALFSSIWGYSLGVARFRPANQRTVLVASGLAGAMLFHGFFNLLASDSMMLGLVVILVLLVPSGWWLAHRNIGHAHNHPASARMRMGMGEAVRPAGDGSGEGHTLSTVETEARASPSQGRFCTRCGSPVSPADGFCRSCGAPVDRE from the coding sequence ATGCTCGGTCTGTTCGTCCTCGCCATCGCCCCGGCGGTATTCATTCTCAGCTACTTCTACCTGAAGGACCGGTACGAACCCGAACCTCTCGGCTGGGTTGCAAAGGTCTTTTTTATCGGGGCTTTCATGACCATCCCGGCCGTTCTCCTGGAGATGCCTTTTTCACCAGGCTTAATGGCGACGGTAGTTGCCGCCCCGATCATCGAGGAGTTGCTGAAGTTCTGTGCGGTATATTTCACCGTGTACCGGGACGAAGAGTTCGATGAACCGGTCGATGGGATCGTCTATGCCTCGGCTGCTGCCCTCGGGTTTGCAATGGTCGAGAATGTGGCCTATGTCCTGGAAGGAGGAATGGCTGTTGGCGTCATCCGGGCCGTGGCCTCTGTCCCTGCCCATGCCCTCTTCTCCTCGATCTGGGGATACAGCCTCGGGGTTGCCCGGTTCAGGCCGGCAAACCAGCGTACGGTCCTGGTCGCCTCCGGTCTTGCCGGGGCGATGCTCTTCCACGGGTTCTTCAACCTCCTGGCATCTGACTCGATGATGCTCGGCCTGGTGGTCATCCTGGTGCTGCTGGTCCCGTCCGGCTGGTGGCTTGCCCACCGGAACATCGGACATGCCCATAATCACCCGGCGTCGGCGCGGATGCGGATGGGAATGGGGGAAGCCGTCCGGCCTGCCGGTGATGGAAGCGGGGAGGGGCACACCCTGTCCACGGTCGAGACCGAAGCCCGGGCCTCCCCATCGCAGGGACGTTTCTGCACCAGGTGCGGGTCGCCGGTATCACCGGCTGACGGATTCTGCCGGTCCTGCGGGGCACCGGTCGATCGCGAATGA